In Rhipicephalus microplus isolate Deutch F79 chromosome 7, USDA_Rmic, whole genome shotgun sequence, one genomic interval encodes:
- the LOC142766892 gene encoding uncharacterized protein LOC142766892: MMRCAPLLLLLVAALAAAQDSTVHHPASTPETSATSTGVPETSSNAVPAPTSAAAPAAVPATAPDTVPAAAPPETPSDDGGDDDELTERQTLSKDATVLCRTSPRGKNDPNVRGYAYTNNRCVALCRNGYGIPWRQSFTAQTSCGSGMVCVNRECMQAGTSKDMQTCTTIFNQSRRKFKQLFNLRVEAGVLSACRLRCYNPNTAESLRVNRDDGERCQNRLYEGTCRGGVCRSPNDAIAAIGSVIPIPYQEANAFSNPDDHNIEVEEPGFGEEFAQDGFLTDRFHEGFGGRPLQTRFPAVPVGSVAAETNDTLIV; this comes from the exons ATGATGCGTTGTGCGCCGTTGCTGCTGCTCCTGGTGGCGGCCCTCGCCGCGGCACAGGACTCCACCGTCCATCACC CCGCTAGCACTCCGGAGACGTCGGCAACGTCTACTGGCGTTCCCGAGACATCCTCGAATGCTGTTCCGGCTCCAACTTCGGCTGCGGCTCCAGCTGCGGTTCCCGCTACGGCTCCGGATACGGTTCCGGCCGCTGCACCACCCGAGACTCCCAGCGACGATGGCGGAGACGATGACGAGTTGACGGAGCGTCAGACGTTGTCCAAGGACGCCACGGTGCTCTGTCGAACAAGCCCGCGAGGGAAGAATGACCCCAACGTACGAGGATACGCTTACACG AACAACCGCTGCGTAGCGCTTTGCCGCAATGGCTACGGAATCCCTTGGAGACAGTCGTTCACCGCGCAAACATCGTGTGGAAGTGGAATg GTGTGCGTCAACAGGGAGTGCATGCAAGCGGGCACCAGCAAGGACATGCAGACATGCACCACCATCTTCAACCAGAGTCGCCGCAAGTTCAAGCAGCTGTTCAACTTGCGCGTCGAAGCTGGG GTGCTCTCGGCCTGCCGTCTCCGGTGTTACAACCCCAACACGGCTGAGTCCCTGCGAGTCAACAGAGACGACGGCGAGAGGTGTCAGAAC CGCCTGTACGAAGGCACCTGTCGGGGAGGCGTCTGCCGCTCGCCGAACGACGCCATCGCTGCGATCGGGTCGGTGATCCCGATCCCCTACCAGGAGGCCAACGCCTTCTCGAACCCCGACGACCACAACATCGAGGTCGAGGAGCCCGGCTTCGGCGAGGAGTTCGCCCAAGATGGCTTCCTCACCGATCGCTTCCACGAGGGCTTCGGGGGAAGACCGTTGCAGACGCGCTTCCCCGCCGTCCCCGTGGGCTCCGTTGCCGCGGAGACCAACGACACGCTCATCGTATGA
- the LOC119180336 gene encoding transmembrane protein 186, whose protein sequence is MVSRLALLPRLARQALRRPLSSASPVAGVVRFSCVRSTPAPSLLRTNAAACAVSHRRFLKSESSAKEAQEEFDESEWTTIFRYPHIRFIQMLCRFKIYQCFATFVVTPPLMLSEYAQWLPTHANATLLSLMVSSAVVLFLTGMISERIVGMMYVNKDCTKLRVARLNFWGRRQDHAYDVKDVAHFADAGQAWGSWYVQLHRFSAPNDPLILTLKQGGIVDKELFTKVFGHDIPS, encoded by the coding sequence ATGGTGAGCAGACTTGCTCTCTTGCCTCGCTTGGCGAGGCAGGCTCTGCGACGACCGCTCAGCTCCGCGTCTCCGGTCGCCGGCGTGGTGCGGTTCTCCTGTGTCCGTTCGACCCCGGCGCCGTCGTTGCTTCGCACAAACGCCGCCGCCTGCGCAGTCTCGCACCGAAGGTTCTTAAAGAGCGAATCCTCCGCAAAGGAGGCGCAGGAAGAGTTCGACGAAAGCGAGTGGACCACGATCTTTCGCTACCCTCACATCAGGTTCATCCAGATGCTATGCCGATTCAAGATCTACCAGTGCTTCGCCACGTTCGTCGTCACGCCGCCGCTTATGCTCTCCGAGTACGCGCAGTGGCTGCCGACGCACGCCAACGCCACCCTCCTGTCGCTCATGGTGTCCTCTGCTGTGGTCCTCTTCCTGACGGGAATGATTTCCGAGCGCATCGTCGGCATGATGTACGTCAACAAGGACTGTACCAAGCTGCGCGTCGCTCGCCTAAATTTCTGGGGTCGGCGGCAGGACCACGCGTACGACGTCAAGGACGTCGCCCACTTCGCGGACGCCGGCCAGGCCTGGGGGTCGTGGTACGTCCAGCTGCACCGCTTTAGCGCCCCGAACGACCCCCTTATCCTGACCCTCAAGCAAGGTGGCATCGTCGACAAGGAACTGTTCACCAAAGTGTTTGGCCACGACATTCCCAGTTAG